A single genomic interval of Pseudomonas sp. FeN3W harbors:
- a CDS encoding MotA/TolQ/ExbB proton channel family protein produces MNGLETSLYELTRLFLLPVLLLILAALAYAFVALGAFALEAWQRRAGRYRSCLAAWHRAHGGSSDDLELWIMQRLEWLRVTSRSAPMLGLVATMIPMGPALLALTRNDAQGIGENLVVAFSAVILALVSASITFFILTVRRRWLLQELRVIERAREQG; encoded by the coding sequence ATGAACGGTCTGGAAACCAGTCTCTACGAACTCACCCGGTTGTTCCTGCTGCCGGTCCTGCTGCTGATCCTCGCCGCGCTGGCCTACGCCTTCGTCGCCCTGGGCGCCTTCGCCCTGGAGGCCTGGCAGCGCCGCGCCGGCCGCTACCGCTCGTGCCTGGCGGCCTGGCACCGCGCGCATGGCGGCAGCAGCGACGACCTCGAACTGTGGATCATGCAGCGCCTCGAATGGCTGCGCGTGACCTCGCGCAGCGCGCCGATGCTCGGCCTGGTGGCGACCATGATCCCCATGGGCCCGGCGCTGCTGGCGCTGACCCGGAACGATGCCCAGGGCATCGGCGAGAACCTGGTGGTGGCCTTCTCCGCGGTGATCCTGGCGCTGGTCAGCGCGAGCATCACCTTCTTCATCCTCACCGTGCGCCGCCGCTGGCTGCTGCAGGAACTGCGCGTCATCGAGCGCGCGCGGGAGCAGGGCTGA
- a CDS encoding DUF2149 domain-containing protein — protein MRFLEHDEADDPILSMVNLIDLFLVVIGILLIVIVQNPLNPFGQDKVVVIENPGEADMRMLVKDGQELKRYESSGEIGEGQGTKAGVTYRLADGRMIYVPEDKGAAGGE, from the coding sequence ATGCGCTTTCTCGAGCACGACGAGGCGGACGACCCGATCCTCTCGATGGTCAACCTGATCGACCTGTTCCTGGTGGTGATCGGCATCCTGCTGATCGTCATCGTGCAGAATCCGCTGAATCCCTTCGGCCAGGACAAGGTGGTGGTCATCGAGAACCCCGGCGAGGCGGACATGCGCATGCTGGTCAAGGACGGCCAGGAACTGAAGCGCTACGAATCCAGCGGCGAGATCGGCGAAGGGCAGGGGACCAAGGCCGGCGTGACCTACCGCCTGGCCGACGGGCGGATGATCTACGTGCCCGAGGACAAGGGCGCGGCGGGAGGCGAGTGA
- a CDS encoding helix-turn-helix transcriptional regulator, whose translation MNSHIGSDFDDFLAEQGLAEEVSAAALKRVIAWQIAEAMKSQNLTKKALAERMHTSRAALDRALDQDDAGMTLATLASAARALKQRVEIRLVPEEQAAHA comes from the coding sequence ATGAACAGCCACATCGGTTCCGATTTCGACGATTTCCTGGCCGAACAAGGCCTGGCCGAGGAAGTATCGGCCGCAGCGCTGAAGCGCGTCATCGCCTGGCAGATCGCCGAAGCGATGAAAAGCCAGAACCTGACCAAGAAGGCCCTGGCCGAGCGGATGCATACCAGCCGTGCCGCACTGGACAGGGCGCTTGACCAGGATGATGCGGGGATGACTCTCGCCACCCTGGCCAGCGCCGCACGCGCCCTGAAGCAGCGCGTGGAAATCCGCCTGGTCCCGGAAGAGCAAGCGGCCCACGCCTGA
- a CDS encoding type II toxin-antitoxin system RelE/ParE family toxin, with amino-acid sequence MTNIPPILSVRFFRTDAGNEPVREWLTDLPKEHKRLIGTDIKTVQFGWPIGMPMVRKLDNALWEVRTTLGDTIARVIFTVVEAEMVLLHGFIKKSQKTPAIDLQTAKQRKARL; translated from the coding sequence ATGACGAATATCCCACCCATCTTGAGTGTTCGCTTCTTCCGCACGGATGCCGGCAACGAACCCGTTCGCGAATGGCTGACGGACCTGCCGAAAGAACACAAGCGCCTGATCGGTACGGATATCAAGACGGTACAGTTCGGTTGGCCCATTGGCATGCCCATGGTCCGGAAGCTCGATAACGCGCTTTGGGAAGTAAGGACGACGCTCGGCGACACCATAGCCCGGGTGATCTTTACTGTCGTCGAGGCAGAGATGGTACTGCTCCACGGCTTCATCAAGAAAAGCCAGAAGACACCGGCCATCGATTTGCAAACCGCCAAGCAACGCAAGGCAAGACTGTGA
- a CDS encoding thiamine pyrophosphate-requiring protein produces MSTTVSDFFVERLYQWGVRRLYGYPGDGINGVFGALNRAGGKIRFIQARHEEMAAFMASADAKFGGGLGVCIATSGPGASHLLTGLYDARLDHMPVLAICGQQARTALGAHYQQEIDLASMFKDVAGAFVQQAAAPAQVRHLLDRGIRTALAERRVAAIILPNDLQEAEYAEPPRAHGAVRSGIGYSRPQVVPHDEDLRRAAEVLNAGSRVAILVGAGALEATDAVIAVAERLGAGAAKALLGKAALPDELPWVTGSIGLLGTEASYRLMTECDTLLMIGSGFPYSEFLPEEGQARGVQIDLKADMLSIRYPMEVNLHGEAAQTLRALLPLLDEKTDRGWRSEVEQWRADWEAKLEERAMATADPINPQRVVFELSPRLPERAIITCDSGSCANWFARDLKIRRGMKCSLSGGLASMGAGVPYAIAAKFVHPDRPVVALVGDGAMQMNNMAELITVAKYWREWENPHWICCVFNNEDLNQVTWEQRAMEGDPKFEASQNIPDVPYHRFAESIGLKGLYVDREDAVAAAWEAALGADRPVLIEFKTDPDVPPLPPHIKLEQARAYLSALPRDPDSRGILRQTARQMFGSLMPGHTDRE; encoded by the coding sequence ATGAGCACGACCGTCAGCGATTTTTTCGTCGAGCGCCTGTACCAGTGGGGTGTGCGCCGCCTCTACGGCTATCCGGGCGATGGCATCAACGGCGTGTTCGGCGCGCTGAACCGGGCCGGTGGCAAGATCCGCTTCATCCAGGCGCGGCATGAGGAAATGGCGGCGTTCATGGCCTCGGCCGACGCCAAGTTCGGCGGCGGCCTGGGCGTGTGCATCGCCACTTCCGGCCCCGGCGCCTCGCACCTGCTCACCGGCCTCTACGACGCCCGGCTCGACCATATGCCGGTGCTGGCCATCTGCGGCCAGCAGGCGCGCACCGCCCTGGGCGCGCACTACCAGCAGGAGATCGACCTGGCGTCGATGTTCAAGGACGTCGCCGGCGCCTTCGTCCAGCAGGCCGCCGCGCCGGCGCAGGTCCGCCATCTGCTCGACCGCGGGATACGCACCGCGCTGGCCGAGCGCCGGGTCGCGGCGATCATCCTGCCCAACGACCTGCAGGAGGCGGAATACGCCGAGCCGCCACGCGCGCATGGCGCGGTGCGCTCGGGGATCGGCTACAGCCGGCCGCAGGTCGTGCCCCACGACGAGGACCTGCGCCGCGCCGCCGAGGTGCTCAATGCCGGCAGCAGGGTCGCCATCCTGGTCGGCGCCGGCGCGCTGGAGGCGACCGACGCGGTCATCGCCGTCGCCGAGCGGCTGGGCGCCGGCGCGGCCAAGGCGCTGCTCGGCAAGGCGGCGCTGCCGGACGAGCTGCCCTGGGTCACCGGCTCGATCGGCCTGCTCGGCACCGAGGCCAGCTACAGGCTGATGACCGAGTGCGACACCTTGCTGATGATCGGCTCGGGCTTTCCCTATTCCGAGTTCCTGCCCGAGGAGGGCCAGGCGCGCGGCGTGCAGATCGACCTCAAGGCCGACATGCTGAGCATTCGTTATCCGATGGAGGTGAACCTGCACGGTGAGGCCGCGCAGACCCTGCGCGCACTGCTGCCGCTGCTCGACGAGAAGACCGACCGTGGCTGGCGCAGCGAGGTGGAGCAATGGCGCGCGGATTGGGAGGCGAAGCTGGAAGAGCGGGCCATGGCCACGGCCGACCCGATCAACCCGCAGCGGGTGGTCTTCGAGCTGTCGCCGCGGCTGCCCGAGCGGGCGATCATCACCTGCGACTCGGGCTCCTGCGCCAACTGGTTCGCCCGCGACCTGAAGATCCGCCGCGGCATGAAGTGCTCGCTGTCCGGGGGCCTGGCCTCGATGGGCGCGGGCGTGCCCTATGCCATCGCCGCCAAGTTCGTCCATCCGGATCGCCCGGTAGTGGCGCTGGTCGGCGACGGCGCGATGCAGATGAACAACATGGCCGAGCTGATCACCGTCGCCAAATACTGGCGGGAATGGGAGAACCCGCACTGGATCTGCTGCGTGTTCAACAACGAGGACCTCAACCAGGTGACCTGGGAGCAGCGGGCGATGGAGGGCGACCCGAAGTTCGAGGCCTCGCAGAACATCCCCGACGTGCCGTACCACCGCTTCGCCGAATCGATCGGCCTCAAGGGCCTCTACGTCGACCGCGAGGACGCCGTCGCCGCTGCCTGGGAGGCGGCGCTGGGCGCCGACCGGCCGGTGCTGATCGAGTTCAAGACCGACCCGGACGTGCCGCCGCTGCCGCCGCACATCAAGCTCGAACAGGCCCGGGCCTACCTCTCGGCGCTGCCGCGCGACCCGGATAGCCGCGGGATTCTCAGGCAGACCGCCAGGCAGATGTTCGGCTCGCTGATGCCGGGGCACACGGACAGGGAATGA